A DNA window from Ficedula albicollis isolate OC2 chromosome 1, FicAlb1.5, whole genome shotgun sequence contains the following coding sequences:
- the XG gene encoding glycoprotein Xg: protein MEKFRSILLLCLGFLLVHVRGQGDFDLADALDHPDDIITRKPTVIRRPTRPVYNNDLHLGDALGGGDISRKPLYPPLPPRPGTYGGNSGGFDDSDLLDGKPLPPGGEEHHFNHGGNTDSGLIAGVTSPVISAFVILVVGSIAAYTAYKNKKLCFKPRGGATV, encoded by the exons ATGGAGAAATTcagaagtattttgcttttgtgcCTTGGCTTCCTTCTAGTCCACGTAAGAG GTCAAGGTGATTTTGATTTAGCTGATGCCCTTGATCACCCTG ATGACATAATTACCAGGAAGCCTACAGTGATCAGAAGACCAACGAGACCTGTGTACA ACAATGACCTACATTTAGGAGATGCTCTTGGTGGGG GTGACATCTCAAGAAAACCTTTATACCCACCTCTTCCACCACGCCCAGGAACTTACGGTGGTAACTCTG GAGGTTTTGATGACTCGGATCTCCTTGATGGAAAGCCTTTACCACCAG GAGGCGAGGAGCATCATTTCAATCATGGAGGAAACACAG atTCGGGTTTAATAGCTGGAGTTACATCTCCTGTAATTTCAGCTTTTGTAATACTGGTTGTTGGATCAATAGCAGCCTACACCGCTTACAAGAACAAGAAACTTTGCTTCAAACCACGTG GTGGGGCTACAGTGTAA
- the LOC101819073 gene encoding translation initiation factor IF-2-like, with translation MPPETVGVFLWALRLPSLSLLPSVPHSRVRGGEALSQRLGPGGRPEHRAGGTGRGGTGGTGARVSPIPGWERRRLARGRCGTRVGSGAGPSSGPCPSRERCRAELRAVPIPGAVPGRAPGRAHPGSGAGPSSGQCPSRERCRAELRAVPIPGAVPGRAPGSAHPGSGAGPSSGPCPSRERCRAELRAVPIPGAVPGRAPGRAHPGSGAGPSSGQCPSRERCRAELRAVPIPGAVPGRAPGSAHPGSGAGPSSGPCPSRERCRAELRAVPIPGAVPGRAPGRAHPGSGAGPSSGQCPSRERCRAELRAVPIPGAVPGRAPGSAHPGSGAGPSSGPCPSRERCRAELRAVPCRSAVPG, from the exons ATGCCCCCAGAGA CGGTTGGTGTTTTCCTCTGGGCGCTGCGCCTCCCCAGCCTGTCTCTGCTCCCCTCGGTTCCGCACAGCCGTGTGCGTGGTGGGGAGGCTCTGTCACAGCGGCTGGGACCCGGAGGGCGCCCGGAGCATCGGGCAGGGGGGACGGGACGGGGGGGAACAGGAGGAACGGGAGCGAGGGTCTCTCCCATCCCGGGGTGGGAGCGGCGGCGCCTGGCGCGGGGCAGGTGCGGGACCCGTGTGGGGAGCGGTGCCGGACCGAGCTCCGGGCCGTGCCCATCCCGGGAGCGGTGCCGGGCCGAGCTCCGGGCAGTGCCCATCCCGGGAGCGGTGCCGGGCCGAGCTCCGGGCCGTGCCCATCCCGGGAGCGGTGCCGGGCCGAGCTCCGGGCAGTGCCCATCCCGGGAGCGGTGCCGGGCCGAGCTCCGGGCCGTGCCCATCCCGGGAGCGGTGCCGGGCCGAGCTCCGGGCAGTGCCCATCCCGGGAGCGGTGCCGGGCCGAGCTCCGGGCCGTGCCCATCCCGGGAGCGGTGCCGGGCCGAGCTCCGGGCAGTGCCCATCCCGGGAGCGGTGCCGGGCCGAGCTCCGGGCCGTGCCCATCCCGGGAGCGGTGCCGGGCCGAGCTCCGGGCAGTGCCCATCCCGGGAGCGGTGCCGGGCCGAGCTCCGGGCCGTGCCCATCCCGGGAGCGGTGCCGGGCCGAGCTCCGGGCAGTGCCCATCCCGGGAGCGGTGCCGGGCCGAGCTCCGGGCCGTGCCCATCCCGGGAGCGGTGCCGGGCCGAGCTCCGGGCAGTGCCCATCCCGGGAGCGGTGCCGGGCCGAGCTCCGGGCCGTGCCCATCCCGGGAGCGGTGCCGGGCCGAGCTCCGGGCAGTGCCCATCCCGGGAGCGGTGCCGGGCCGAGCTCCGGGCCGTGCCCATCCCGGGAGCGGTGCCGGGCCGAGCTCCGGGCAGTGCCCATCCCGGGAGCGGTGCCGGGCCGAGCTCCGGGCCGTGCCCATCCCGGGAGCGGTGCCGGGCCGAGCTCCGGGCAGTGCCGTGTCGGAGCGCGGTTCCGGGC
- the GYG2 gene encoding glycogenin-2 isoform X2: MSVTDQAFVTLATDDVYCQGALVLGQSLRNHKTSRKLAVLITPEVSSGMRSVLSSVFDEVIEVSVLDSADSVHLALMQRPELGVTFTKLRCWTLTHYSKCVFMDADTLVLCNVDELFDREEFSAAPDSGWPDCFNSGVFVFRPSLKTYRLLLQFAAEHGSFDGGDQGLLNSFFSNWATADIGKHLPFLYNLSSSSVYTYVPAFNHFGRDAKVVHFLGATKPWNYKYNLQTKRVMQDDTTAESFHQLSFLALWWNIYSASILPLLEKLQKMEESESEECKHSFNGVEVTLKKVSPYVASSLPKPELPEQTNDVNPSARSPEELASRANEVAHSISELSIHFIPAKPSPEDERRKWEEGRMDYMGKDAFEHIKKKLDAFLH; encoded by the exons ATGTCCG taaCAGATCAAGCCTTTGTGACCCTTGCTACTGATGATGTGTACTGTCAAGGTGCTCTCGTTCTCGGACAGTCATTGAGGAATCATAAGACATCCAGAAAACTGGCAGTTCTAATTACTCCAGAGGTTTCCAGTGGGATGAG GTCAGTCCTCAGCAGTGTATTTGATGAAGTGATCGAGGTGAGCGTGCTGGACAGCGCTGACTCAGTCCACTTGGCTCTGATGCAGAGGCCAGAGCTGGGTGTAACCTTCACTAAGCTTCGTTGTTGGACTCTCACTCATTACAGCAAATGTGTCTTCATGGATGCAGACACTTTG GTACTTTGCAATGTTGATGAGCTGTTTGATCGAGAAGAgttttcagcagctcctgattCTGGCTGGCCTGACTGCTTCAACAGTGGTGTGTTTGTGTTCCGACCCTCCTTGAAGACCtacaggctgctgctccagttTGCTGCTGAGCATGGCAGCTTTGATG GAGGCGATCAAGGCTTGTTGAACAGCTTCTTCAGCAACTGGGCAACAGCAGATATAGGCAAGCACTTGCCTTTCCTCTATAACTTAAGCAGCAGCTCTGTATACACCTATGTTCCTGCTTTCAATCA TTTTGGTAGAGATGCCAAAGTTGTTCACTTCTTGGGAGCAACAAAGCCCTGGAACTACAAATACAACCTTCAAACAAAGAGAGTTATGCAGGATGACACCACTGCTGAATCTTTTCATCAACTGTCATTTCTTGCCCTCTGGTGGAATATATACAGTGCCAGTATATTGCCTTTGTTGGAAAAACTTCAAAAGATGGAAGAATCAGAATCTGAGGAATGCAAG CACTCTTTCAATGGAGTTGAAGTTACCCTGAAGAAGGTCAGTCCTTACGTGGCCAGTTCACTGCCTAAGCctgagctcccagagcagaCGAATGATGTAAATCCCTCAGCACGCTCACCCGAGGAACTTGCTTCCAGAGCT AACGAGGTTGCACATTCTATTTCAGAGCTGTCTATTCACTTCATACCAGCAAAACCAAGTCCAGAAGATGAACGGAGAAAATGGGAGGAGGGGCGCATGGACTATATGGGGAAAGATGCTTTTGAACATATCAAA
- the GYG2 gene encoding glycogenin-2 isoform X1: MSVTDQAFVTLATDDVYCQGALVLGQSLRNHKTSRKLAVLITPEVSSGMRSVLSSVFDEVIEVSVLDSADSVHLALMQRPELGVTFTKLRCWTLTHYSKCVFMDADTLVLCNVDELFDREEFSAAPDSGWPDCFNSGVFVFRPSLKTYRLLLQFAAEHGSFDGGDQGLLNSFFSNWATADIGKHLPFLYNLSSSSVYTYVPAFNHFGRDAKVVHFLGATKPWNYKYNLQTKRVMQDDTTAESFHQLSFLALWWNIYSASILPLLEKLQKMEESESEECKHSFNGVEVTLKKVSPYVASSLPKPELPEQTNDVNPSARSPEELASRARPVCEVEPRDSNVRLSEPDRPSEQPVFQPAFQETSEMNEVAHSISELSIHFIPAKPSPEDERRKWEEGRMDYMGKDAFEHIKKKLDAFLH; encoded by the exons ATGTCCG taaCAGATCAAGCCTTTGTGACCCTTGCTACTGATGATGTGTACTGTCAAGGTGCTCTCGTTCTCGGACAGTCATTGAGGAATCATAAGACATCCAGAAAACTGGCAGTTCTAATTACTCCAGAGGTTTCCAGTGGGATGAG GTCAGTCCTCAGCAGTGTATTTGATGAAGTGATCGAGGTGAGCGTGCTGGACAGCGCTGACTCAGTCCACTTGGCTCTGATGCAGAGGCCAGAGCTGGGTGTAACCTTCACTAAGCTTCGTTGTTGGACTCTCACTCATTACAGCAAATGTGTCTTCATGGATGCAGACACTTTG GTACTTTGCAATGTTGATGAGCTGTTTGATCGAGAAGAgttttcagcagctcctgattCTGGCTGGCCTGACTGCTTCAACAGTGGTGTGTTTGTGTTCCGACCCTCCTTGAAGACCtacaggctgctgctccagttTGCTGCTGAGCATGGCAGCTTTGATG GAGGCGATCAAGGCTTGTTGAACAGCTTCTTCAGCAACTGGGCAACAGCAGATATAGGCAAGCACTTGCCTTTCCTCTATAACTTAAGCAGCAGCTCTGTATACACCTATGTTCCTGCTTTCAATCA TTTTGGTAGAGATGCCAAAGTTGTTCACTTCTTGGGAGCAACAAAGCCCTGGAACTACAAATACAACCTTCAAACAAAGAGAGTTATGCAGGATGACACCACTGCTGAATCTTTTCATCAACTGTCATTTCTTGCCCTCTGGTGGAATATATACAGTGCCAGTATATTGCCTTTGTTGGAAAAACTTCAAAAGATGGAAGAATCAGAATCTGAGGAATGCAAG CACTCTTTCAATGGAGTTGAAGTTACCCTGAAGAAGGTCAGTCCTTACGTGGCCAGTTCACTGCCTAAGCctgagctcccagagcagaCGAATGATGTAAATCCCTCAGCACGCTCACCCGAGGAACTTGCTTCCAGAGCT CGACCTGTATGTGAAGTCGAACCAAGAGATTCTAACGTCCGTCTCTCTGAGCCTGACAGACCTTCAGAACAACCTGTATTTCAACCTGCATTTCAGGAAACCTCAGAAATG AACGAGGTTGCACATTCTATTTCAGAGCTGTCTATTCACTTCATACCAGCAAAACCAAGTCCAGAAGATGAACGGAGAAAATGGGAGGAGGGGCGCATGGACTATATGGGGAAAGATGCTTTTGAACATATCAAA
- the GYG2 gene encoding glycogenin-2 isoform X3 — translation MSVTDQAFVTLATDDVYCQGALVLGQSLRNHKTSRKLAVLITPEVSSGMRSVLSSVFDEVIEVSVLDSADSVHLALMQRPELGVTFTKLRCWTLTHYSKCVFMDADTLVLCNVDELFDREEFSAAPDSGWPDCFNSGVFVFRPSLKTYRLLLQFAAEHGSFDGGDQGLLNSFFSNWATADIGKHLPFLYNLSSSSVYTYVPAFNHFGRDAKVVHFLGATKPWNYKYNLQTKRVMQDDTTAESFHQLSFLALWWNIYSASILPLLEKLQKMEESESEECKHSFNGVEVTLKKVSPYVASSLPKPELPEQTNDVNPSARSPEELASRAWLYFSDLYVKSNQEILTSVSLSLTDLQNNLYFNLHFRKPQK, via the exons ATGTCCG taaCAGATCAAGCCTTTGTGACCCTTGCTACTGATGATGTGTACTGTCAAGGTGCTCTCGTTCTCGGACAGTCATTGAGGAATCATAAGACATCCAGAAAACTGGCAGTTCTAATTACTCCAGAGGTTTCCAGTGGGATGAG GTCAGTCCTCAGCAGTGTATTTGATGAAGTGATCGAGGTGAGCGTGCTGGACAGCGCTGACTCAGTCCACTTGGCTCTGATGCAGAGGCCAGAGCTGGGTGTAACCTTCACTAAGCTTCGTTGTTGGACTCTCACTCATTACAGCAAATGTGTCTTCATGGATGCAGACACTTTG GTACTTTGCAATGTTGATGAGCTGTTTGATCGAGAAGAgttttcagcagctcctgattCTGGCTGGCCTGACTGCTTCAACAGTGGTGTGTTTGTGTTCCGACCCTCCTTGAAGACCtacaggctgctgctccagttTGCTGCTGAGCATGGCAGCTTTGATG GAGGCGATCAAGGCTTGTTGAACAGCTTCTTCAGCAACTGGGCAACAGCAGATATAGGCAAGCACTTGCCTTTCCTCTATAACTTAAGCAGCAGCTCTGTATACACCTATGTTCCTGCTTTCAATCA TTTTGGTAGAGATGCCAAAGTTGTTCACTTCTTGGGAGCAACAAAGCCCTGGAACTACAAATACAACCTTCAAACAAAGAGAGTTATGCAGGATGACACCACTGCTGAATCTTTTCATCAACTGTCATTTCTTGCCCTCTGGTGGAATATATACAGTGCCAGTATATTGCCTTTGTTGGAAAAACTTCAAAAGATGGAAGAATCAGAATCTGAGGAATGCAAG CACTCTTTCAATGGAGTTGAAGTTACCCTGAAGAAGGTCAGTCCTTACGTGGCCAGTTCACTGCCTAAGCctgagctcccagagcagaCGAATGATGTAAATCCCTCAGCACGCTCACCCGAGGAACTTGCTTCCAGAGCT TGGCTGTATTTTAGCGACCTGTATGTGAAGTCGAACCAAGAGATTCTAACGTCCGTCTCTCTGAGCCTGACAGACCTTCAGAACAACCTGTATTTCAACCTGCATTTCAGGAAACCTCAGAAATG A